In a single window of the Solea senegalensis isolate Sse05_10M linkage group LG1, IFAPA_SoseM_1, whole genome shotgun sequence genome:
- the LOC122769983 gene encoding peptidyl-prolyl cis-trans isomerase FKBP1A-like, whose translation MGVQVDTVRPGDGAHFPQKGRNVLVHYVGRLTNGKVFDSSRERGQPFSFVLGQGQVIRGWDEGVARMSVGEVAHLTCSPDYAYGSRGYPPVIPPNATLIFEVELLKCPV comes from the exons ATGGGTGTCCAAGTCGATACTGTCAGACCAGGAGACG GTGCGCATTTCCCCCAGAAAGGACGGAATGTCCTGGTGCACTACGTCG GCAGGCTGACGAATGGCAAGGTTTTTGACTCCTCCAGGGAACGTGGACAGCCCTTCTCTTTCGTCCTTGGCCAGGGTCAAGTCATTCGTGGCTGGGATGAAGGTGTAGCAAGG ATGAGTGTTGGAGAGGTGGCACACTTGACCTGCTCGCCAGACTACGCGTATGGCAGCAGGGGATACCCGCCTGTCATCCCCCCCAACGCTACTCTCATCTTCGAAGTTGAGCTTCTGAAATGTCCAGTCTAG